A window of Candidatus Bathyarchaeota archaeon genomic DNA:
AAACCCTTTCAGAGGTCCGTAAGATCCTCGAAACTCATCCACTTCTTCCAAGAGGTATTGCCGTGCGGTCTGTGAGGGAAGACCGTGATAATCGTTGACTCTTTAACGAGGCAGCTTTATTACATGCTTAAAGAAATGGAAAGCAGAGGTTAACGGCTATTTCTTCAATCCTTTACAAGCCTTGTTAGCGATCTCCCTGAGAGTCACTAAGAATTTCTTCAAGAAGCTCTCAAACTCTTTAGCTGGTCTAACTATGAAGAGACTTCTCTCGAAAGGGTCTTCTAAAATCTCTCTCCTCATAGCTAGCTCCCTGCTATTTCTTACTAATGCCTCTCTGTACTTCTTGTAATAAAGTGCAGCTTTAATTTTCTCAATAATTTCGTGTTTATAGTCTTCCACTCTAAACCCATGCTTATCAAGAATGTAAAGGTCGTAAAAATCCCTAAGCTTCTGAGCCTTTCTCGTTAAAATAGCTCTAACCTTTTCACACAAAATTTCTCTCTCGTCATAGACGTTTACCGAGAAAGGTCTGTAGAAGCTTAAAAATTCTTTAAAATATGCTTCTTCATTGGCGCTAACTCCAACGTCGTTCAATAAAGTTTTTGCGATAACGCGTTTCGGCTTAAATAAGATATTTTCCACAAAGTTAACTTGGATCTTCATAAGCTCAATACCCTTCCATAGCTTAAACGTCACCATCCTCCCTCCGCCACCGAACTCTATGAAATTCCTGTCTCCAAGTTTAGCCTCGAAATTCAAGTTAACCTGCTTAGAAACTTTTTCAAGCAACGATCCAAAGCTTCTTATTCTTGATAAGAGCTCTCTTCTTAACCCTCTCTTTCCCAAACCTTTCCAAACGTTTTGCTCTCTCCATGTGAAATCCAAGTCTAAGCTAAACCTATAGTAGCCGAAGAAGCACTTAACCATGCAACTCCCTCCCTTGAAAAGGTAGTGTTCACCGAGTTCCG
This region includes:
- a CDS encoding nucleotidyl transferase AbiEii/AbiGii toxin family protein, which produces MQRLSEFVSFVSRKSGVRNVSLIESDVILHRVLSEIRSSELGEHYLFKGGSCMVKCFFGYYRFSLDLDFTWREQNVWKGLGKRGLRRELLSRIRSFGSLLEKVSKQVNLNFEAKLGDRNFIEFGGGGRMVTFKLWKGIELMKIQVNFVENILFKPKRVIAKTLLNDVGVSANEEAYFKEFLSFYRPFSVNVYDEREILCEKVRAILTRKAQKLRDFYDLYILDKHGFRVEDYKHEIIEKIKAALYYKKYREALVRNSRELAMRREILEDPFERSLFIVRPAKEFESFLKKFLVTLREIANKACKGLKK